In a genomic window of Nocardiopsis mwathae:
- a CDS encoding PHP domain-containing protein yields the protein MMRIDLHSHSSVSDGTEPPEKVVGRAVAAGLDVLALTDHDTVAGLSAAAAHVPPGFTLVPGMELSCAYRGASVHLLAYLFDADHPELTEELRRIRRDRTDRAETMVRLLRAAGVEVTWQRVREIAHGLEPGTGVGRAAPGDVVVGRPHIARAIVEAGAAEDVQDAFDRWIGSGGPAYAARYALDPVRAVRLVRAAGGVCVLAHPARGEGALTGAVPEEVVAEMARAGLGGIEADHPAHDEAEAEHWRAVAGRLGLVVTGSSDDHGELTGHRLGARTTDPAAYEELVAPATGAAPIIGPRG from the coding sequence GTGATGCGCATCGACCTGCATTCGCACAGCTCTGTCTCCGACGGCACCGAGCCCCCCGAGAAGGTCGTGGGCCGCGCTGTCGCGGCGGGGCTCGACGTGCTCGCGCTCACCGACCACGACACGGTCGCCGGGCTGTCCGCGGCCGCCGCGCACGTGCCGCCGGGCTTCACCCTCGTCCCCGGTATGGAGCTGTCCTGCGCCTATCGGGGCGCCAGCGTCCACCTGCTGGCCTACCTCTTCGACGCCGACCACCCCGAGCTGACCGAGGAGCTGCGGCGGATCCGCCGCGACCGCACCGATCGAGCCGAGACCATGGTCCGGCTGCTGCGTGCGGCCGGTGTCGAGGTGACCTGGCAGCGGGTCCGGGAGATCGCCCACGGCCTGGAGCCGGGAACCGGTGTCGGCCGTGCCGCGCCCGGCGACGTCGTCGTCGGGCGCCCGCACATCGCCCGGGCCATCGTGGAGGCCGGCGCCGCCGAGGACGTGCAGGACGCGTTCGACCGCTGGATCGGCTCCGGCGGCCCCGCCTACGCGGCCCGCTACGCCCTGGACCCGGTGCGCGCGGTCCGACTGGTGCGGGCGGCGGGCGGGGTGTGCGTGCTCGCCCACCCCGCGCGGGGTGAGGGAGCCCTGACCGGTGCGGTCCCCGAAGAGGTCGTGGCGGAGATGGCCCGGGCGGGACTCGGCGGAATCGAGGCGGACCATCCCGCGCATGACGAGGCCGAGGCCGAGCACTGGCGCGCGGTCGCCGGCCGGCTCGGGCTGGTGGTCACCGGGTCCAGCGACGACCACGGCGAACTGACCGGGCACCGGCTCGGGGCCCGCACGACGGATCCGGCCGCCTACGAGGAGCTGGTCGCCCCCGCCACCGGAGCGGCGCCCATCATCGGACCGAGGGGCTAG
- a CDS encoding ferritin-like fold-containing protein — translation MTNGPASDNAAVDPDEKPGRGVIDLLAMMAYAELVAFFRLADDAGLAPDLAAKGELAGVAATEYAHYKLLRDRLAELGVDPEAAMRPFVEPLNAWHTRTEPQSWLESLVKTYVSDGIAGDFYRYIADRTDDRTRALVAEVVSDTGRGEAIAVRIRAAVEDDPKLGGRLSLWARRLVGEALSQAQLVAAQRVELAALLTPQGGGREGEEPGGAGPSADLAAVSRVFAKLTEAHSARLEAMGLSG, via the coding sequence ATGACGAACGGCCCTGCCTCCGACAACGCTGCGGTTGACCCCGACGAGAAGCCCGGCCGGGGCGTGATCGACCTGCTCGCGATGATGGCCTACGCCGAACTCGTGGCCTTCTTCCGGCTCGCGGACGACGCCGGGCTGGCCCCGGACCTCGCGGCCAAGGGCGAACTGGCCGGTGTCGCCGCGACCGAGTACGCGCACTACAAGCTGCTGCGCGACCGCCTGGCGGAGCTGGGCGTCGACCCCGAGGCGGCGATGCGGCCGTTCGTCGAGCCGCTGAACGCGTGGCACACCCGCACCGAGCCGCAGAGCTGGCTGGAGAGCCTGGTCAAGACCTACGTCAGCGACGGCATCGCCGGGGACTTCTACCGCTACATCGCCGACCGTACCGACGACCGCACCCGCGCGCTGGTCGCCGAAGTGGTGTCGGACACCGGGCGGGGCGAGGCCATCGCCGTGCGGATCCGCGCAGCCGTCGAGGACGACCCCAAGCTGGGCGGGCGACTGTCGCTGTGGGCCCGCCGCCTGGTCGGCGAGGCGCTCAGCCAGGCCCAGCTGGTCGCGGCACAGCGGGTGGAGCTGGCGGCGCTGCTCACCCCGCAGGGCGGCGGGCGCGAGGGGGAGGAGCCCGGGGGCGCGGGCCCGTCGGCGGACCTGGCGGCGGTGAGCCGGGTGTTCGCCAAGCTCACCGAGGCGCACTCGGCCCGCCTGGAGGCCATGGGCCTCAGCGGCTGA
- a CDS encoding DEAD/DEAH box helicase, with amino-acid sequence MVDPFPIQTLALPLALAGSDIIGQARTGTGKTFAFGLPLLQLAQSRPGESKRPRALVVVPTRELAIQVAADLGTAGKRTGSRILTVYGGRAYEPQIDGLKAGADVVVGTPGRLLDLEQQKHLSLSGVGAVVLDEADKMLDLGFLPDIERILKKIPEQRQTMLFSATMPSEIVSLSRRYLRRPTHVRAGDDDEPGQSTTGQIEQHVYRTHPMDKPELLARLLQAEGRGLSMVFCETKRACDKVATALEGRGFAAAAVHGGLGQSQRERALRAFRNGKIDVLVATDVAARGLDVDDVTHVVNYECPEDEKTYTHRIGRTGRAGRSGTAVTFIDWQSTARWKLINTALDLPFADPEETYSTSPHFFSDLKIPEGTKGTLAKDRRERAGLEAEEIEDIGDTGRPRSEDERAPRGRSHNRRRTRRKPSGEGTRAAAAPERTEKGAEGADKPAPQRRRRRRTRSGVEVNKEQD; translated from the coding sequence ATCGTCGATCCCTTCCCCATCCAGACCCTGGCCCTCCCGCTGGCGCTGGCCGGCTCCGACATCATCGGCCAGGCCCGCACCGGAACCGGCAAGACCTTCGCCTTCGGTCTTCCGCTGCTGCAGCTCGCGCAGAGCAGACCGGGTGAGTCCAAGCGGCCGCGCGCCCTGGTGGTCGTGCCCACCCGCGAGCTCGCCATCCAGGTGGCCGCCGACCTCGGCACCGCGGGCAAGCGCACCGGAAGCCGCATCCTGACCGTGTACGGCGGCCGCGCCTACGAGCCGCAGATCGACGGCCTGAAGGCCGGCGCCGACGTCGTCGTCGGCACTCCCGGCCGCCTGCTCGACCTGGAGCAGCAGAAGCACCTCAGTCTCAGCGGGGTGGGGGCCGTCGTCCTCGACGAGGCCGACAAGATGCTCGACCTGGGCTTCCTGCCCGACATCGAGCGGATCCTGAAGAAGATCCCGGAGCAGCGCCAGACCATGCTCTTCTCGGCGACCATGCCGAGCGAGATCGTGTCGCTGTCGCGGCGCTACCTGCGCCGCCCCACCCACGTGCGGGCGGGGGACGACGACGAACCCGGCCAGTCCACCACCGGCCAGATCGAGCAGCACGTCTACCGGACCCACCCGATGGACAAGCCGGAGCTGCTGGCCCGGCTGCTGCAGGCCGAGGGCCGCGGCCTGAGCATGGTGTTCTGCGAGACCAAGCGCGCTTGCGACAAGGTCGCCACGGCGCTGGAGGGGCGCGGCTTCGCCGCCGCGGCCGTGCACGGCGGGCTGGGGCAGAGCCAGCGCGAGCGGGCCCTGCGGGCGTTCCGCAACGGCAAGATCGACGTGCTCGTCGCCACCGATGTGGCCGCACGCGGTCTGGACGTCGACGACGTCACGCACGTCGTCAACTACGAGTGCCCGGAGGACGAGAAGACCTACACGCACCGCATCGGCCGGACCGGCCGCGCGGGGCGCTCGGGCACCGCGGTCACCTTCATCGACTGGCAGTCGACGGCGCGGTGGAAGCTCATCAACACCGCGCTGGACCTGCCGTTCGCCGACCCGGAGGAGACCTACTCCACCTCGCCGCACTTCTTCTCCGACCTGAAGATCCCCGAGGGCACCAAGGGGACACTGGCCAAGGACCGCCGCGAGCGCGCCGGCCTGGAGGCCGAGGAGATCGAGGACATCGGCGACACCGGCCGACCCCGCTCCGAGGACGAGCGGGCCCCGCGCGGCCGTTCGCACAACCGCCGCCGGACCCGCCGCAAGCCCTCGGGCGAGGGCACGCGCGCGGCCGCCGCGCCGGAGCGCACCGAGAAGGGCGCCGAGGGGGCCGACAAGCCCGCTCCGCAGCGCCGCCGTCGCCGCCGCACCCGCAGCGGTGTGGAGGTGAACAAGGAGCAGGACTAG
- a CDS encoding alpha/beta fold hydrolase, translating to MAEPIEVWPGVFRRLGDRRIFVRRDVGGTGGATGGGTGSAAPGRDAYGGTALDHPLGRMVYVHGLAGASTDWTDLMGALSNGSTADAPDLPGFGQSPPPPDGDYGVDAHAAVVVGLIRSGEHPVHLVGNSLGATVAVRLAAERPDLVRTLTLISPALPDLLPRPVPLQMTGALVPVVGRWVYERIQSRPPEMRVQSLLDATFHDPAVWPAKRVLEALEAERERDRLDYAHTAVLESLRCLAAEYLRRGPRALWRQAAGVHRPTLLVYGTGDRFVRPRMALRAAATFPDNRLVLLPRTGHVPMKEQPERVAREMRPFLAAAAARADSG from the coding sequence ATGGCCGAACCGATCGAGGTGTGGCCCGGTGTGTTCCGGCGGCTCGGCGACCGGCGGATCTTCGTCCGCCGCGACGTCGGCGGTACCGGCGGGGCCACCGGCGGCGGTACGGGGTCGGCGGCCCCCGGGCGGGACGCCTACGGCGGCACCGCACTCGACCACCCGCTGGGGCGCATGGTCTACGTGCACGGCCTGGCCGGAGCGTCCACCGACTGGACCGACCTGATGGGTGCGCTGTCCAACGGGTCCACCGCGGACGCCCCCGACCTGCCGGGCTTCGGCCAGTCGCCGCCGCCCCCGGACGGCGACTACGGCGTCGACGCGCACGCCGCCGTCGTCGTCGGCCTGATCCGCTCGGGCGAGCACCCCGTGCACCTCGTGGGCAACTCCCTGGGCGCGACCGTCGCCGTCCGGCTCGCCGCCGAGCGCCCGGATCTGGTGCGTACGCTGACCCTCATCTCGCCCGCGCTGCCCGACCTGCTGCCCCGGCCGGTGCCGCTGCAGATGACGGGTGCGCTGGTGCCGGTGGTGGGCAGGTGGGTCTATGAGCGCATCCAGAGCCGCCCGCCGGAGATGCGGGTGCAGAGCCTGCTCGACGCCACCTTCCACGATCCGGCGGTGTGGCCGGCCAAGCGCGTCCTGGAGGCGCTGGAGGCCGAGCGCGAACGCGACCGCCTCGACTACGCGCACACGGCGGTGCTGGAGTCGCTGCGCTGCCTGGCCGCCGAGTACCTGCGGCGCGGGCCGCGCGCGCTGTGGCGCCAGGCGGCCGGGGTCCACCGGCCCACGCTGCTCGTCTACGGCACCGGCGACCGGTTCGTGCGCCCCCGCATGGCCCTGCGGGCCGCCGCGACCTTCCCGGACAACCGCCTGGTACTGCTGCCGCGCACCGGGCACGTGCCGATGAAGGAGCAGCCGGAGCGGGTGGCGCGGGAGATGCGGCCGTTCCTGGCCGCCGCGGCGGCGCGGGCCGACTCCGGGTAG
- a CDS encoding MBL fold metallo-hydrolase: MFWNRKNKKKDVEEAEAGGTTPSTVTADGADDADGPRDEPQSAEDKGADTAATAVAAEETPAATDAATDADAEKPAKAGETDAEAKAEEAGEAEAGEKAEAKAEGATEEEREPEVPGTDEPDSDGIQRVRTAGVLKVDGEEYDVVSNTWIVDVDDEGVVVIDPAHDAKAVLEAVGEREIYLVACTNGYNTHIGAAVEVAERDQAPIALHRREIRPWRRVHGAEHRPDLEVEGGGSLQAGDKEIDILPLPGTSTGSVAYYISELGAVFSGDTLRKGELGTVGEGYVDYTRQLHSVGEVLMSLPPDTRILPDRGPETTVAAESKNFETWV; encoded by the coding sequence GTGTTCTGGAATCGGAAGAACAAGAAGAAGGACGTCGAGGAGGCCGAGGCCGGCGGCACGACGCCCTCGACGGTGACGGCCGACGGCGCCGACGACGCTGACGGGCCCCGCGACGAGCCGCAGTCCGCCGAGGACAAGGGCGCGGACACGGCGGCCACCGCTGTGGCGGCCGAGGAGACGCCCGCCGCCACCGACGCCGCCACCGACGCCGACGCCGAGAAGCCCGCCAAGGCCGGGGAGACCGATGCGGAGGCGAAGGCCGAGGAAGCCGGGGAGGCCGAGGCGGGCGAGAAGGCCGAGGCGAAGGCGGAGGGGGCGACCGAGGAGGAGCGCGAGCCCGAGGTCCCCGGCACCGACGAGCCCGACTCGGACGGCATCCAGCGTGTCCGCACGGCCGGCGTCCTGAAGGTCGACGGTGAAGAGTACGACGTCGTCAGCAACACCTGGATCGTCGACGTCGACGACGAGGGCGTCGTCGTGATCGACCCGGCGCACGATGCCAAGGCCGTCCTGGAGGCCGTCGGCGAGCGTGAGATCTACCTCGTCGCCTGCACCAACGGCTACAACACCCACATCGGTGCGGCCGTGGAGGTGGCCGAGCGCGACCAGGCCCCGATCGCGCTGCACCGCCGCGAGATCCGCCCCTGGCGCCGCGTGCACGGCGCCGAACACCGCCCCGACCTCGAAGTGGAGGGCGGCGGCTCGCTGCAGGCCGGCGACAAGGAGATCGACATCCTCCCGCTGCCCGGTACCTCGACCGGGAGCGTCGCCTACTACATCTCCGAGCTCGGCGCCGTGTTCAGCGGCGACACCCTGCGCAAGGGGGAACTGGGCACCGTCGGCGAGGGCTACGTCGACTACACCCGCCAGCTCCACTCGGTCGGCGAGGTCCTGATGTCCCTCCCGCCGGACACCCGCATCCTCCCCGACCGCGGCCCCGAGACCACGGTCGCGGCCGAGAGCAAGAACTTCGAGACCTGGGTTTAG
- a CDS encoding SPW repeat protein, giving the protein MRLPVRLPKKIEGRWEDWVAVAAGVAAAVSWVWHGMVGAPMLALYLLGLFTLLAAVMAITRPGLIATEGIMVGLGVLMFLSPWLVGFTDVAAGAWTAWILGFVIAAIGVVDLPLATAAHRREPRPQPPPGGVHFPRT; this is encoded by the coding sequence ATGAGGTTGCCGGTGAGGTTGCCCAAGAAGATCGAGGGGCGCTGGGAGGACTGGGTGGCCGTGGCCGCAGGCGTGGCCGCCGCGGTCAGCTGGGTCTGGCACGGCATGGTCGGCGCGCCCATGCTCGCCCTCTACCTGCTCGGCCTGTTCACCCTGCTCGCAGCGGTCATGGCGATCACCCGTCCCGGGCTGATCGCCACCGAGGGGATCATGGTCGGACTCGGCGTGCTCATGTTCCTGAGCCCGTGGCTCGTCGGCTTCACCGACGTCGCCGCCGGGGCGTGGACGGCGTGGATCCTCGGCTTCGTCATCGCCGCGATCGGGGTCGTCGACCTGCCGCTGGCGACCGCCGCGCACCGCCGCGAGCCGCGCCCCCAGCCGCCGCCCGGCGGCGTGCACTTCCCGCGCACCTGA
- a CDS encoding mechanosensitive ion channel family protein, whose product MDIGQGLTEAWSAVATFGPLLVMFLLILVIGWIIAKLVGRLVGKGLARVGLDRALERSGVGEYFERSRYDASELCGKIVYYLGLLIVLQLAFSVFGPANPVTQLLNSVIAWIPQAIVALVIIVVAGVIAKAARDIVSGAMGGLSYGRLVANLVGIFIMALGVIAALNQVGIATTVTQPVLIAVLATIGGILVVGVGGGMIKPMQERWSRWLDTAERETAAALRENGGYRAGRADAMGRAGAPAQAEPEERQAPATHGPAMGEEEGGGGAQGRTPQE is encoded by the coding sequence ATGGACATTGGACAGGGCCTTACCGAGGCGTGGAGCGCGGTCGCGACGTTCGGCCCCCTCCTCGTCATGTTCCTGCTGATCCTGGTCATCGGGTGGATCATCGCGAAACTCGTCGGCCGACTGGTCGGCAAGGGCCTCGCCCGCGTCGGCCTCGACCGCGCCCTGGAGCGCAGCGGCGTCGGCGAGTACTTCGAGCGCAGCCGCTACGACGCCAGCGAACTGTGCGGCAAGATCGTCTACTACCTCGGTCTGCTGATCGTCCTGCAGCTCGCGTTCAGCGTCTTCGGCCCGGCCAACCCGGTGACCCAGCTGCTCAACAGCGTCATCGCGTGGATCCCGCAGGCCATCGTCGCCCTGGTCATCATCGTGGTGGCCGGAGTGATAGCCAAGGCCGCGCGCGACATCGTCTCCGGTGCCATGGGCGGGCTGAGCTACGGGCGCTTGGTGGCCAACCTCGTCGGCATCTTCATCATGGCGCTGGGTGTCATCGCCGCCCTGAACCAGGTCGGTATCGCGACCACGGTGACCCAGCCGGTGCTCATCGCGGTCCTGGCGACCATCGGCGGCATCCTGGTCGTCGGTGTCGGCGGCGGGATGATCAAGCCCATGCAGGAGCGGTGGAGCCGGTGGCTCGATACCGCGGAGCGGGAGACCGCCGCGGCCTTGCGGGAGAACGGCGGCTACCGGGCCGGGCGCGCCGACGCGATGGGCCGGGCGGGCGCCCCCGCCCAGGCCGAGCCGGAGGAGCGGCAGGCTCCGGCGACGCACGGCCCGGCGATGGGCGAGGAGGAAGGCGGAGGCGGCGCGCAGGGCCGCACCCCGCAGGAGTAA
- a CDS encoding DUF6401 family natural product biosynthesis protein: MPRGFYTEGSLARLSREFDVFGPLSSDPEPWMTAELDQHAAAVCESITRDAGAVTLQNLSSYLQGFVDGCRERGWRSDSAGYDWETLRLLAVCRLAKEHGFVR, translated from the coding sequence ATGCCCCGTGGCTTCTACACGGAGGGCTCGCTGGCCCGGCTCTCCCGCGAGTTCGACGTCTTCGGCCCGCTGAGCTCGGACCCCGAGCCGTGGATGACCGCTGAACTGGACCAGCACGCCGCGGCCGTCTGCGAGTCGATCACACGGGACGCCGGGGCGGTCACCCTCCAGAACCTCAGCAGCTACCTGCAAGGATTCGTCGACGGCTGCCGCGAGCGCGGCTGGCGGTCCGACTCCGCCGGGTACGACTGGGAGACGCTGCGGTTGCTGGCGGTGTGCCGTCTGGCCAAGGAACACGGCTTCGTCCGCTAG
- a CDS encoding alpha/beta fold hydrolase, which produces MSTPRFLDLPPGVRRIDVPTALGPIAALHAMPTAGGTDRQTAVLVPGYTGSKEDFIALLQTLAQAGRSVLAIDMPGQYESPGPADPASYTREGLGRAVAELVRALDEGPVHLLGHSFGGLVTRETVLAGDVPLLSLTLMSSGPSAISGLPAADAQRLKAALEDSPTRDRLRRIWEEHLDRPARSSGISEEIHAFLRARMLANHPEGLVRMAGALLDAPDRCAELNRLTLPKLVIYGENDDVWPTDVQADMARRIGARRVVIPGACHSPNVEAPETTASALTRFWHGAETPGRAD; this is translated from the coding sequence GTGAGTACACCTCGGTTTCTGGACCTCCCGCCTGGTGTCCGACGGATCGACGTCCCGACGGCCCTCGGCCCGATCGCCGCACTGCACGCCATGCCCACGGCCGGGGGCACCGACCGCCAGACCGCTGTGCTGGTACCGGGGTACACCGGCAGCAAAGAGGACTTCATCGCGCTGCTGCAGACGCTGGCGCAGGCCGGGCGGTCCGTACTCGCCATCGACATGCCCGGCCAGTACGAGTCCCCTGGCCCCGCCGACCCCGCCTCCTACACCCGCGAAGGGCTGGGGCGGGCCGTCGCCGAGCTGGTCCGCGCCCTCGATGAGGGCCCGGTACACCTGCTCGGGCACTCCTTCGGCGGGCTCGTGACGCGCGAGACGGTGCTGGCCGGCGACGTTCCGCTGCTGAGCCTCACCCTGATGAGCTCGGGGCCCTCGGCCATCAGCGGGCTGCCCGCGGCCGACGCCCAGCGCCTGAAGGCCGCACTGGAGGACTCCCCCACGCGCGACCGCCTCCGCCGGATCTGGGAGGAGCACCTGGACCGGCCTGCGCGCTCCAGCGGCATCAGCGAGGAGATCCACGCGTTCCTCCGCGCCCGTATGCTCGCCAACCACCCCGAGGGCCTGGTGCGGATGGCCGGGGCTCTCCTGGACGCCCCCGACCGCTGCGCCGAGCTGAACCGGCTGACCCTGCCGAAGCTGGTGATATACGGCGAGAACGACGATGTGTGGCCCACCGACGTCCAGGCCGACATGGCCCGGCGTATCGGCGCCCGCCGCGTGGTCATCCCCGGCGCCTGCCACTCCCCCAACGTCGAGGCGCCGGAGACCACGGCCAGCGCTCTCACCCGCTTCTGGCACGGCGCCGAGACCCCGGGCCGCGCCGACTGA
- a CDS encoding DUF6758 family protein, producing the protein MRTDPSCPRCGRAIHPPNVWTSAWLCDAHGPVAPLRRIRPLGDSTVDLLVKSAEVPVWMPWPLPAGWVVTGFAEAGDDRSGALGIAVALSGPAPLGGVGEMAIVAEDPGIGLGARLAGFDGSDPGSGFDAGPPDAKIRHDGHEIALWSVDGGTERAVYAGEANSCWMWIVFNPADVGVQICELKAVIDLRDHQGGLSRQLPFGAPSPFLASALRPMD; encoded by the coding sequence ATGAGAACGGATCCATCCTGCCCTCGGTGCGGCCGTGCCATCCATCCGCCGAACGTGTGGACGAGCGCGTGGCTGTGCGACGCGCACGGCCCCGTCGCACCATTGCGCCGGATCCGCCCCCTCGGCGACTCCACGGTCGACCTGCTGGTCAAGTCCGCGGAGGTCCCCGTATGGATGCCCTGGCCGCTGCCGGCCGGGTGGGTCGTCACGGGCTTCGCCGAGGCGGGTGACGACCGCAGTGGGGCACTCGGTATCGCGGTCGCGCTCTCCGGCCCCGCCCCGCTCGGCGGTGTCGGCGAGATGGCCATCGTCGCCGAGGACCCGGGCATCGGGCTGGGCGCGCGCCTGGCCGGGTTCGACGGCTCCGACCCGGGCAGCGGGTTCGATGCCGGTCCGCCGGACGCCAAGATCCGCCACGACGGGCACGAAATCGCCCTGTGGAGCGTCGACGGTGGCACGGAGCGCGCGGTCTACGCCGGGGAGGCCAACAGCTGCTGGATGTGGATCGTGTTCAACCCGGCCGACGTCGGCGTGCAGATCTGCGAGCTGAAGGCGGTCATCGACCTCCGGGACCACCAGGGCGGCCTGTCCCGGCAGCTGCCGTTCGGGGCGCCCTCGCCCTTCCTCGCCTCCGCGCTGCGGCCGATGGACTGA
- the moeZ gene encoding adenylyltransferase/sulfurtransferase MoeZ: MSLPPLVEPADELTVDEVRRYSRHLIIPDVGMDGQKRLKNAKVLVVGAGGLGSPALLYLAAAGVGTLGIIDFDVVDESNLQRQIIHGQSDVDRPKAVSARDSIREVNPNVEVVLHEERLDSDNAFRIMEPYDLIVDGTDNFATRYLVNDAAVLLGKPYVWGSIYRFDGQASVFWAEHGPCYRCLYPEPPPPGMVPSCAEGGVLGVLCASIGSIQVNEAIKLLAGFGEPLVGRLMIYDALEMSYRSVKVRKDPECPLCGKNPTITELIDYEAFCGAVSEEAEEAAAGSTITATELKQMMDAQEDFYLVDVREKNEYEIVSIPGAVLIPKGEFLNGEAFAKLPQDRKLVLHCKSGARSAEALAAAKGAGFGDAVHVGGGVLAWVHQVDPSLPTY, translated from the coding sequence GTGTCGCTGCCGCCGCTGGTCGAACCAGCCGACGAGCTGACCGTCGACGAAGTGCGACGCTACTCTCGTCACCTGATCATCCCCGACGTGGGCATGGACGGACAGAAGCGCCTGAAGAACGCCAAGGTGCTGGTCGTCGGTGCCGGCGGACTCGGCTCGCCCGCCCTGCTCTACCTTGCCGCCGCCGGTGTGGGCACGCTCGGCATCATCGACTTCGACGTCGTGGACGAGTCCAACCTGCAGCGCCAGATCATCCACGGGCAGAGCGACGTCGACCGGCCCAAGGCCGTCTCGGCCCGCGACTCGATCCGCGAGGTCAACCCCAACGTCGAGGTCGTGCTGCACGAGGAGCGCCTGGACTCCGACAATGCGTTCCGCATCATGGAGCCCTACGACCTCATCGTCGACGGGACCGACAACTTCGCCACCCGGTACCTGGTCAACGATGCCGCCGTGCTGCTGGGCAAGCCGTATGTGTGGGGGTCCATCTACCGCTTCGACGGCCAGGCCTCGGTCTTCTGGGCCGAGCACGGCCCGTGCTACCGCTGCCTGTACCCCGAGCCCCCGCCGCCGGGCATGGTGCCCTCCTGCGCCGAGGGCGGTGTTCTGGGCGTGCTGTGCGCGTCTATCGGGTCCATCCAGGTCAACGAGGCCATCAAGCTGCTCGCCGGGTTCGGTGAGCCGCTGGTCGGACGGCTGATGATCTACGACGCCCTGGAGATGAGCTACCGGTCGGTGAAGGTCCGCAAGGACCCCGAGTGCCCGCTGTGCGGCAAGAACCCCACGATCACCGAGCTGATCGACTACGAGGCGTTCTGCGGGGCGGTCTCGGAGGAGGCCGAGGAGGCCGCCGCAGGGTCCACCATCACCGCCACCGAGCTCAAGCAGATGATGGACGCCCAAGAGGACTTCTACCTCGTCGACGTCCGGGAGAAGAACGAGTACGAGATCGTCAGCATCCCGGGTGCGGTGCTCATCCCCAAGGGCGAGTTCCTGAACGGCGAGGCGTTCGCCAAGCTGCCGCAGGACAGGAAACTGGTGCTGCACTGCAAGTCCGGAGCCCGCTCGGCCGAGGCGCTGGCCGCGGCGAAGGGGGCCGGATTCGGCGACGCCGTGCACGTCGGCGGCGGCGTCCTGGCCTGGGTGCACCAGGTCGACCCCAGCCTGCCCACGTACTAG
- a CDS encoding MGMT family protein — translation MPPHDSHPGEYAERVLDVVERIPAGRVMAYGDIAEYLGEGGPRQVGAVMSAWGGGTPWWRVIRADGTPPPGHETRARERWAAEATPLRPGGHRVDMRAARWDGRPPEQTARGGRGDLVN, via the coding sequence ATGCCCCCACACGACTCCCACCCCGGCGAGTACGCCGAACGCGTCCTGGACGTCGTCGAGCGCATACCCGCCGGCCGGGTGATGGCCTACGGCGACATCGCCGAATACCTCGGTGAGGGCGGGCCGCGCCAGGTCGGCGCCGTGATGTCGGCCTGGGGCGGCGGCACCCCCTGGTGGCGCGTCATCCGCGCCGACGGCACCCCGCCGCCCGGCCACGAGACCCGCGCCCGCGAGCGCTGGGCGGCCGAGGCCACCCCGCTGCGCCCCGGGGGCCACCGCGTCGACATGCGTGCGGCACGCTGGGACGGTCGGCCCCCTGAGCAAACCGCCCGCGGTGGTCGTGGGGATCTGGTGAACTAG
- a CDS encoding TetR family transcriptional regulator yields the protein MTAPSDARPRGARLPRLQRRKQLLAAAQEVFVAQGYHAAAMDEIAERAGVSKPVLYQHFPGKLELYLALLEQHSESLVDKQREALESTDDNRQRVIASFQGYFDFVSGEGEAFRLVFESDLRNLPAVREKTEQTLQRCAELIGEVIRQDTSISDDEADLLSIALVGMAETSARYWISNYGSIPKDAAEKLVARLAWRGISGWDLTRS from the coding sequence GTGACTGCTCCTTCAGACGCGCGCCCGCGGGGGGCCCGGCTGCCCCGGCTGCAGCGCCGGAAGCAGCTGCTGGCCGCGGCCCAGGAGGTGTTCGTCGCGCAGGGGTACCACGCCGCGGCGATGGACGAGATCGCCGAACGCGCCGGTGTCAGCAAGCCCGTCCTCTACCAGCACTTCCCCGGCAAGCTGGAGCTGTACCTGGCTCTGCTGGAGCAGCACTCCGAGTCGCTGGTGGACAAGCAGCGCGAGGCGCTGGAGAGCACCGATGACAACCGGCAGCGCGTCATCGCCAGCTTCCAGGGCTACTTCGACTTCGTGTCCGGCGAGGGCGAGGCGTTCCGCCTGGTCTTCGAGTCCGACCTGCGCAACCTCCCGGCGGTTCGGGAGAAGACCGAGCAGACCCTGCAGCGCTGCGCCGAGCTGATCGGCGAGGTGATCCGGCAGGACACCAGCATCTCCGACGACGAGGCCGACCTGCTCAGCATCGCGCTGGTCGGCATGGCCGAGACCAGCGCCCGCTACTGGATCAGCAACTACGGATCCATCCCCAAGGACGCCGCGGAGAAGCTGGTGGCCCGCCTGGCCTGGCGCGGGATCAGCGGCTGGGACCTCACCCGGAGCTGA